GTCCCCAAATAGGGTAAGAACTCAGGATAATATTCCGCCAGCCGTTCATGGCTCCACTCTTGCATATAAAATGAACTAAAGCCAGGCGTATCCGCAATCCAGCCGGCTCCCTCTTTTAAGGGAAGCAGCCTTGCATGCCGAGTCGTATTCTTGCCTCTGGCAATTTTTTCACTGAGCTGCCCCGTTTCTTGATCAGCGCCCGTCAGTGCGTTAATCAGAGAGGATTTACCCACCCCTGAAGGCCCTGCCAAAACGGTAATTTTATTTTGCAGCCTATTACGCAGCTCCTGCATATCTGCTTCTCTTTGTTCATAAGTGCTTACCTGATAGACCGGATATCCTGCCTGCTGATAAGCAGTTTTCGCTTCCTCGAGCATCTCTGTGTGCGCCATATCCCAAAGATCAGCTTTATTTAGAATAATCACAACCGGAATTTTCTGTTTTCCTGCTTCCAGCAGGAACCGATCCAGCAGCATGAAATGGGGCTGCGGATTGCACACGGCAAATACAACCAAAACCTGATCGATATTAGCGGCCGCCGGTCTAATCAGCGCATTTTTTCTCTCAGCAATTGCTTCCAGGTAATGCTCCTCCGATACGCTCACCCAATCTCCAATCAGCGGAACCTGCTTCTGCTTCCGAAAAATGCCTCTGGCTTTGCAGCGAATATAGCCCTCTCCTTCCAGATACACCTCATAATTTCCGCCAACACCGGCAACAATGATTCCTTCTTTTGTCATCTATTTTTTCACTTTTTCACTCATGATCAGACCGTCATTCAAATACACTTCCACTCTCTCGGTTCCTGCCGGATAATTAACCTTGAGCGCCTTTCCAGGGAAAAGTTCAAATGTAGAATAGGAAATCTGATTATCATAAATTTTGGTCGCCTGATTGTCTGCATCATATGCCTGCACCACCAATCGTCCTCCATCTCCTTCTTTAGCAAACAGCTGTGTGATAGAAATGGTTCCTCCATTGGTCGAGGCACTGCTCTCCTGCGGCCCCTTGCTAACCGTGATATCAATGGGTGTGTTTTTAAGCACCTCTGTATTTTTCTCTGTGCCTTGATTGATAACATAGCCTTCTGGATAGGTATCGTTAAACTCTGAACTCACCTGACCTACATCAAGGCCCTGCTCCTTCAGCTTCGCGATCGCCTCCTCCTGCGGCAGATTTGTAACATCAGGCACGGGGACAAAGCTCTGCTCTTTTCCTACACTTACATAGAGAATCACCGATATATTATCCTTAATTTCCGTATCCTCTGCCGGTTCCTGAGAAATAATATTTCCCACTTCAACAGTCTCATCGTTTCTTCCTTCTGTCTGGAAATGAATTCCTCTGCGATTGAGTTCTTCTCTCGCTGCCTCGTAGGCCATGCCCTCTACCTTTGGCATTTTGACTACTTCTCCCCCACTTTCAGAG
This sequence is a window from Lachnospiraceae bacterium. Protein-coding genes within it:
- the rsgA gene encoding ribosome small subunit-dependent GTPase A, giving the protein MTKEGIIVAGVGGNYEVYLEGEGYIRCKARGIFRKQKQVPLIGDWVSVSEEHYLEAIAERKNALIRPAAANIDQVLVVFAVCNPQPHFMLLDRFLLEAGKQKIPVVIILNKADLWDMAHTEMLEEAKTAYQQAGYPVYQVSTYEQREADMQELRNRLQNKITVLAGPSGVGKSSLINALTGADQETGQLSEKIARGKNTTRHARLLPLKEGAGWIADTPGFSSFYMQEWSHERLAEYYPEFLPYLGTCRFPDCQHRTEPDCRVRQAVEKGVISRLRYENYQKIYEEIQLYQKEHPEYGIKK